A genomic region of Leptolyngbya sp. NIES-2104 contains the following coding sequences:
- a CDS encoding DUF2231 domain-containing protein → MTPETKLLEQMDLGANHLPYVIPIHPNLVHLTLGLFIVAIGFDIVAVLFPVEKPVFKYLAIPATRSGLFDVGWYNMLGAAVVTFFTVASGFYEMILADPIPDAKSAWGLQALDTMVWHGIGGIVLLTLIVGMTVWRGFQRFVWRKDMARQVQWGYVAVGLVIFGIMFLQGTLGAHLGGEFGIHTTADQLIQAGENPDLRL, encoded by the coding sequence ATGACCCCTGAAACTAAGTTGCTAGAACAGATGGATCTAGGAGCAAATCATTTGCCGTATGTGATTCCGATTCATCCGAATTTAGTGCATTTGACTTTGGGATTGTTCATTGTGGCGATCGGATTTGATATCGTTGCGGTGTTGTTCCCGGTGGAAAAGCCTGTGTTCAAGTATCTCGCCATTCCAGCAACGCGATCGGGATTGTTCGATGTCGGTTGGTACAACATGCTAGGTGCGGCTGTGGTGACGTTTTTCACAGTCGCTTCAGGGTTTTATGAAATGATTCTGGCTGATCCGATTCCCGATGCGAAAAGTGCTTGGGGATTGCAGGCGCTTGATACGATGGTCTGGCATGGTATTGGGGGTATCGTACTGCTAACTTTAATTGTGGGAATGACCGTTTGGCGGGGATTTCAGCGATTCGTTTGGCGTAAAGATATGGCGCGTCAGGTGCAATGGGGCTATGTCGCAGTTGGACTAGTCATTTTTGGCATTATGTTCTTGCAGGGAACTTTAGGCGCACATTTGGGCGGTGAATTTGGGATTCATACGACCGCTGATCAATTGATTCAAGCAGGCGAAAACCCGGATCTTCGGCTATGA
- a CDS encoding DUF2231 domain-containing protein, with translation MFDSLLPALNEHNLPYPDTIHPIVVHFVIAMVLFAFVCDIVGYFTRNPKLAEVSWWNLFFATIAIFIAVIFGQVEAGLAEPYSSAVSTLNLHTLIGWSLSGILAGITGWRYVIRSQNKPRLPVPYLVASVALVGLVIVQTYLGDLLVWVYGLHSVPVVEATRGGTL, from the coding sequence ATGTTTGATTCACTTTTACCCGCGCTCAATGAGCATAATCTCCCGTATCCCGACACAATTCATCCGATCGTGGTGCATTTTGTGATTGCAATGGTGTTGTTCGCGTTTGTGTGCGATATTGTCGGCTACTTTACCCGCAATCCGAAACTCGCTGAGGTAAGTTGGTGGAATCTCTTTTTTGCAACGATCGCGATTTTTATTGCCGTAATCTTTGGTCAGGTGGAGGCGGGACTGGCTGAACCTTATAGCTCAGCAGTTTCGACACTTAATTTACATACGCTGATCGGCTGGTCACTGTCTGGAATTCTGGCGGGGATCACCGGATGGCGGTATGTGATCCGATCGCAGAACAAACCTCGATTACCGGTGCCGTACTTAGTTGCAAGTGTGGCGCTGGTGGGATTGGTGATTGTTCAGACTTATCTGGGTGATTTATTAGTCTGGGTGTATGGGCTGCATTCTGTTCCAGTTGTCGAAGCGACGAGAGGAGGAACGTTATGA
- a CDS encoding cytochrome c oxidase subunit II, whose product MRTINIRAVLTISLFVAFLTIASFWVAGQAPSWLPPQASAESKLYDELFSILSGIGTFILLGITLVLLYAVLFQRAAKYDDGDGPSIEGNTAIEIIWTLVPLGLVIWIATYSYQIYDTMAIRGPVELVHLHNPIEMKSALAVPLDEVKPQLPTEEIDVTAKQWAWVFRYPENVTSTELHLPVDHRIRLALHSDDVLHGFYVPAFRLKQDVIPNKTIDFEFTPIRIGKYRLRDSLYSGTYFAANQADVVVESAEDYDRWLANAAKQTPTPAFNPASAEYNRASEKTLVRGWKSVPPAPPPVVNFAPKQEPSSPPA is encoded by the coding sequence ATGAGAACAATCAACATTCGCGCAGTTCTGACGATTAGCCTTTTTGTTGCTTTTTTGACGATCGCTAGTTTTTGGGTCGCAGGACAAGCTCCCTCTTGGTTGCCGCCTCAAGCTTCGGCAGAATCGAAACTCTACGATGAACTGTTCAGCATTCTAAGCGGCATTGGAACCTTTATTTTGTTGGGAATTACGTTAGTGCTGCTGTATGCGGTGCTGTTCCAGCGTGCCGCAAAGTATGATGACGGGGATGGACCGTCGATCGAGGGAAATACTGCGATCGAGATTATCTGGACTTTGGTTCCGCTTGGATTAGTGATTTGGATCGCAACGTATAGCTATCAAATCTACGATACGATGGCGATCCGAGGTCCGGTGGAGCTAGTACATCTACACAACCCGATCGAGATGAAATCGGCTCTGGCAGTCCCACTCGATGAAGTCAAACCGCAGCTACCCACCGAAGAAATTGATGTGACTGCAAAACAATGGGCTTGGGTGTTCCGCTATCCCGAAAATGTAACAAGCACAGAGCTACATTTGCCAGTCGATCATCGAATTCGATTAGCTCTACATTCAGATGATGTGCTACATGGCTTTTATGTGCCTGCGTTTCGATTAAAGCAAGATGTAATTCCGAATAAAACGATCGACTTCGAGTTCACTCCAATTCGGATTGGTAAGTATCGATTGCGCGATTCACTCTACAGTGGAACTTACTTTGCAGCGAATCAAGCGGATGTGGTCGTGGAGTCCGCAGAAGACTACGATCGCTGGTTAGCTAACGCCGCAAAACAAACACCAACACCAGCTTTTAACCCAGCTTCAGCGGAATACAACCGAGCCAGTGAAAAAACTTTAGTTCGAGGTTGGAAATCGGTTCCGCCTGCTCCGCCGCCTGTGGTGAATTTTGCACCGAAACAAGAACCAAGCAGCCCTCCCGCATAG